A genomic region of Papaver somniferum cultivar HN1 chromosome 7, ASM357369v1, whole genome shotgun sequence contains the following coding sequences:
- the LOC113298891 gene encoding macrophage migration inhibitory factor homolog has translation MPTLNLFINIPVDSVIASDILKDATKVVAKIIGKPESYVMILLNGGVPIAFAGTEEPAAYGELISIGGLGPSVNGKLSSAIAEILETKLSVDSSRFYIKFSDVERSFFGFNGSTF, from the exons ATGCCAACTTTAAACCTTTTCATCAATATTCCGGTAGATTCTGTTATAGCTTCAGATATTCTCAAAGATGCAACTAAAGTTGTCGCAAAAATCATTGGCAAGCCTGAATCT TATGTGATGATTTTGCTGAATGGTGGAGTTCCTATTGCATTTGCTGGAACCGAAGAACCGGCTGCTTATGGAGAACTAATATCCATTGGAGGTCTAGGTCCAAGTGTTAATGGAAAACTCAGTTCAGCCATTGCAGAAATTCTCGAGACAAAGCTCTCTGTGGATAGCTCCCGATTCTATATCAAATTCTCTGACGTGGAG CGATCATTCTTCGGGTTCAATGGCTCAACATTCTGA